CAGCGCCTCCAATGACTCCGGCGTGCCGATCTCTCCCAACGCCCATGCGGCGTGGCCGCGCACAAGCGGCTCGTCGTCTTGCAGCGCATCGATCAAAGCAGGAACGGCTTCGCGACTCTTTAAATTTCCCAGGGCGACGGCGACGTTGCGGAGAAACCCGCGGCGTTTGGCGCGGAGAATCGG
The nucleotide sequence above comes from Candidatus Binatia bacterium. Encoded proteins:
- a CDS encoding HEAT repeat domain-containing protein, with translation MIPLLSLTDEEFRRRFKGSPILRAKRRGFLRNVAVALGNLKSREAVPALIDALQDDEPLVRGHAAWALGEIGTPESLEALRRHQSIESEAEVGEEIDDALKQAP